In Diceros bicornis minor isolate mBicDic1 chromosome 24, mDicBic1.mat.cur, whole genome shotgun sequence, the following are encoded in one genomic region:
- the GNPNAT1 gene encoding glucosamine 6-phosphate N-acetyltransferase: protein MKPDETPMFDPSLLKEVDWSQNTATFSPAISPTHPGDGLVLRPLCTADLNRGFFKVLGQLTETGVVNPEQFMKSFEHMKKSGDYYVTVVEDVTLGQIVATATLIIEHKFTHSCAKRGRVEDVVVSDECRGKQLGKLLLSTLTLLSKKLNCYKITLECLPQNVGFYKKFGYTVSEENYMCRRFLK from the exons ATGAAACCCGATGAAACTCCTATGTTTGACCCAAGTCTACTCAAAGAAGTGGACTGGAGCCAGAATACAGCTACATTTTCTCCAGCCATTTCCCCAACACATCCTGGAGACGGTCTGGTGTTGAGGCCTCTTTGTACTGCTGACTTAAATAGAG GTTTTTTTAAGGTACTAGGTCAGCTAACAGAGACTGGAGTTGTCAACCCTGAACAATTTATGA AATCTTTTGAGCACATGAAGAAATCTGGGGATTATTATGTTACAGTTGTGGAAGATGTGACTTTAGGACAGATCGTTGCTACGGCAACTCTGATAATAGAACATAAATTCACCCATTCCTGTGCTAAG AGAGGAAGAGTAGAAGATGTTGTTGTTAGTGATGAATGCAGAGGAAAGCAGCTTGGCAAATT gttaTTATCAACCCTTACTTTGCTAAGCAAGAAACTGAACTGTTATAAGATTACCCTTGAATGTCTACCACAAAACGTTGGTTTCTATAAAAAGTTTGGATATACAGTATCTGAAGAAAACTACATGTGTCGGAGGTTTCTAAAGTAA